In Thunnus thynnus chromosome 11, fThuThy2.1, whole genome shotgun sequence, the following proteins share a genomic window:
- the LOC137192505 gene encoding high-affinity choline transporter 1-like, translating to MTIHAEGLVAIVLFYVLILFVGIWAAWKNKNAGVSDGGDRSESIMVGGRDIGLFVGGFTMTATWVGGGYINGTAEYVYLPDYGLAWAQAPFGYALSLVVGGLFFAKPMRSRGYVTMLDPFQQLYGKRMGGLLFIPALMGEIFWSAAILSALGATLSVIVDININMSVVISALIAIFYTLVGGLYSVAYTDVVQLFCIFLGLWLSVPFALSNPAVSDITVTAKEAIYQSPWLGKIEPEDKWLWADNFFLLMLGGIPWQVYFQRVLSASSATYAQVLSFLAAFGCLVMAVPSVLIGAIGASTDWNQTTYGSRPPKDKDESDMILPIVLQHLCPPYISFFGLGAVSAAVMSSADSSILSASSMFARNIYNLAFRQSASDREIVWVMRFTIFVFGALATAMALLTGSVYGLWYLSSDLVYVIIFPQLLSVLFVKGTNTYGSVAGYIFGLLLRIGGGEPYLKLPPFIYYPGWVDQEKIHHLTGDVEYFVQQRFPFKSVSMLASFLANVAFSYLTKYLFESGMLSHKYDFLDAVVSKHSKEIMDKATLVNNHDNIILSEMAPVKQALGASLAGTFINTEVLSDNEESSPEAFHNEN from the exons ATGACCATCCACGCCGAGGGTCTCGTGGCTATCGTGCTCTTTTACGTCCTGATTCTTTTCGTGGGGATTTGGGCCGCGTGGAAGAACAAGAACGCCGGGGTCAGTGATGGCGGAGATCGGAGCGAGAGTATCATGGTCGGGGGAAGAGACATCGGGTTGTTCGTGGGTGGATTCACAATGACCG CCACTTGGGTGGGTGGGGGCTACATCAATGGGACAGCAGAGTATGTCTACCTGCCAGACTACGGCTTGGCTTGGGCACAAGCACCCTTTGGGTACGCTCTGAGTCTGGTAGTAG GTGGCCTTTTCTTTGCCAAACCCATGCGTTCGCGTGGATACGTCACCATGCTGGATCCCTTCCAGCAGTTGTACGGAAAAAGGATGGGGGGTCTACTCTTCATCCCCGCACTCATGGGAGAAATCTTCTGGTCTGCGGCCATTTTATCTGCCCTGG GTGCCACTCTGAGTGTGATCGTggacataaacataaacatgtcagtGGTGATCTCAGCCCTGATAGCTATCTTCTACACTCTTGTGGGGGGACTCTACTCTGTTGCATACACAGATGTGGTTCAACTCTTCTGTATCTTTTTGGGCTTG TGGCTCAGCGTGCCTTTTGCCCTGTCCAATCCTGCTGTGTCGGACATCACTGTTACAGCCAAGGAGGCAATCTACCAGTCACCCTGGCTGGGGAAGATTGAGCCTGAAGACAAATGGCTCTGGGCGGACAACTTCTTTTTGCTG ATGTTGGGGGGGATTCCCTGGCAAGTCTATTTTCAACGGGTTCTTTCTGCCTCTTCAGCTACCTATGCCCAGGTCCTTTCCTTCCTCGCCGCCTTCGGCTGCTTGGTCATGGCCGTCCCCTCTGTCCTCATAGGAGCTATAGGGGCCTCCAcag ACTGGAACCAGACGACTTACGGGAGCCGCCCTCCGAAGGATAAGGATGAATCAGACATGATCCTTCCCATAGTGCTTCAGCACCTCTGCCCGCCCTACATCTCCTTCTTTGGTCTAGGGGCGGTGTCGGCTGCCGTCATGtcatcagcagactcatcaaTTCTCTCAGCCAGTTCCATGTTTGCTAGGAACATCTATAACCTCGCCTTTCGGCAGTCG GCCTCAGATCGTGAGATTGTTTGGGTGATGCGCTTCACCATCTTTGTATTCGGAGCTCTCGCCACTGCTATGGCATTGTTAACAGGATCAGTGTATGGTCTGTGGTACCTGAGCTCCGACCTGGTTTATGTCATCATTTTTCCCCAACTTCTCAGTGTACTCTTTGTCAAGGGCACTAATACCTATGGCTCTGTGGCTGGCTATATCTTTGGTCTTTTGCTACGAATTGGTGGAGGGGAGCCCTACCTCAAGCTCCCTCCCTTCATCTACTACCCCGGCTGGGTGGACCAGGAGAAGATCCACCACCTCACTGGGGATGTAGAGTACTTTGTCCAGCAGAGGTTCCCATTCAAGTCTGTGTCCATGTTGGCATCCTTCTTGGCAAATGTGGCCTTTTCTTACCTGACAAAGTACCTATTTGAAAGCGGTATGCTGTCACACAAGTATGATTTCCTTGATGCCGTGGTGTCCAAGCACAGCAAGGAGATCATGGACAAAGCCACGCTGGTGAACAACCATGATAACATCATTCTTTCAGAAATGGCACCTGTCAAACAAGCCCTGGGTGCATCACTCGCAGGGACCTTCATCAACACAGAGGTCCTCAGTGATAATGAGGAGTCTAGTCCTGAGGCTTTTCACAATGAAAACTAG